The following proteins are co-located in the Purpureocillium takamizusanense chromosome 10, complete sequence genome:
- a CDS encoding Isovaleryl-CoA dehydrogenase (COG:E~COG:I~EggNog:ENOG503NW18) has translation MASNSSLRTLGRTVLARPLRCGASACSRFAPSSMMTMTTPRPTQTQTRLHSSSKHPKGFEAPSSEELDELRERVQEFTRREVSEEVAARTDRSNAFPNDMWPKLGEAGLLGITADEDVGGLGMGYQAHCVVMEEMSRASGSIGLSYAAHSQLCVNQLQLNGSPAQKAKYLPGLVAGTSVGGLAMSESGSGSDVVSMRTTAKPVDGGYLINGSKMWITNGPDADVIVVYAKTEPDAGSKGITAFIVETSADGFSCARKLDKMGMRGSNTGELMFDGVFVPSENVLGKVNGGVRVLMEGLDLERLVLSAGPIGIMQAALDVAAPFTHQRKQFGQPIAHNQLVQGKLADMYTKLQASRAYTYDTARKVDERGLIRTQDCAGAILYAAERATECALDCIQLLGGMGYVEEMPASRLLRDAKLYEIGAGTSEIRRMVIGRAFNKEYANA, from the exons AtggccagcaacagcagcctTCGGACGCTCGGCCGGACagtcctcgcccgcccgctgcgaTGCGGCGCGTCCGCGTGCTCTAGATTCGCTccctcgtcgatgatgacgatgacgacgccgaggccgacgcagacgcagacgcgcCTGCACTCGTCGTCCAAGCACCCCAAGGGCTTCGAGGCCCCCTCGtccgaggagctcgacgagctgcgcgagcgcgtGCAAGAGTTCACGCGGCGCGAGGTGAgcgaggaggtggcggcgcggacggacCGCAGCAACGCCTTCCCCAACGACATGTGGCccaagctcggcgaggcgggcctgctgggcatcacggccgacgaggacgtgggcgggctgggcatGGGCTACCAGGCGCACTGCGTCGTCATGGAGGAGATGTCGCGCGCCTCGGGGTCCATCGGCCTCAGCTACGCCGCCCACTCGCAGCTCTGCGTCAACCAGCTGCAGCTCAACGGCTCCCCCGCCCAAAAGGCAAAGTACCTgcccggcctcgtcgccggcaccagcgtcggcggcctcgccatgtCCGAGTCGGGCTCCGGCAGCGACGTCGTCAGCATGCGCACCACGgccaagcccgtcgacggcggctacCTCATCAACGGGTCCAAGATGTGGATCACCAAcgggcccgacgccgacgtcatcgtcgtctaCGCCAAGACggagcccgacgccggctCCAAGGGCATCACCGCCTTCATCGTCGAGACCTCGGCCGACGGCTTCAGCTGCGCCCGCAAGCTCGACAAGATGGGCATGCGCGGCAGCAACACGGGCGAGCTCATGTtcgacggcgtcttcgtccccTCCGAGAACGTCCTCGGCAaggtcaacggcggcgtccgcgtcctcatggagggcctcgacctcgagcgcctcgtcctctccGCCGGGCCCATCGGCATCatgcaggccgccctcgacgtcgccgcccccttcACCCACCAGCGCAAGCAGTTTGGCCAGCCCATCGCCCACAACCAGCTCGTCCAGggcaagctggccgacaTGTACACCAAGCTGCAGGCCTCGCGCGCCTACACCTACGACACGGCCCGCaaggtcgacgagcgcggcctcATCCGCACCCAGgactgcgccggcgccatcctctacgccgccgagcgcgccaCCGAGTGCGCCCTCGACTGCAtccagctgctgggcggcatgggctacgtcgaggagatgcccgcctcgcgcctGCTGCGAGA TGCCAAACTGTACGAGATTGGTGCCGGCACGTCCGAGATTCGCCGCATGGTCATCGGTCGCGCGTTCAACAAGGAGTATGCCAACGCCTAA
- the MCCC2 gene encoding Methylcrotonoyl-CoA carboxylase (COG:E~COG:I~EggNog:ENOG503NVWD), with protein MSLSRTSQQAALRLAARRPLTRAAACTSSSASSLSSSSSSPSSASAHPRTCGSTSTTTTARRGVASLTPPHQAAAISRLPTSVDASSDEYRDNARQMGEVVARMQELARRVQRGGPDKARDKHLARNKMLPRDRVTALIDPGSTFLELSPLAGHELYPEAEVPAGGIITGVGVVEGVTCVIVANDSTVKGGTYYPITVKKHLRAQAVAAENNLPCIYLVDSGGANLPHQADVFPDREHFGRIFYNQARMSARGIPQISVVMGPCTAGGAYVPAMSDESIIVDGQGHIFLAGPPLVKAATGEVVSPEDLGGGRMHSSVSGVTDYLAVDDAHALTLARRCVANLNWPRPEAAAAATTTAPASFAEPLYDPEELLGIATTNLRKPMPIREIIARIVDGSEFSEFKRDFGTTLVTGFASIYGQKVGIVANDGILFAASSVKGAHFVELCCQRGIPLVFLQNISGFMVGSASERDGIAKHGAKLVTAVACADVPKFTVVVGGSYGAGNYGMCGRAYSPRFLWMWPNARVGVMGGEQLAAVMETVGQKVDPELKARIDRESDATFSSARLWDDGIIPPQHTRRYLGLGLRAAMGGRNEVKAGDTKFGVFRM; from the exons ATGTCTCTCTCGCGGACGTcgcagcaggcggccctgcgcctggccgcgcgccggccgttgacacgcgcggcggcgtgcacctcgtcctccgcctcTTCATtatcatcctcctcctcatcgccctcgtccgcctccgcccATCCTCGAACCTGTGGCAGCActagcaccaccaccaccgcccgccgcggcgtcgccagcctcacgccgccgcaccaggCCGCGGCCATCTCGCGGCTGCCCACGAgcgtcgacgcctcgtcggACGAGTACCGCGACAACGCGCGGCAGatgggcgaggtggtggcgcgcATGCAGGAGCTCGCGCGGCGggtgcagcgcggcgggcccgacAAGGCGCGCGACAAGCACCTCGCGCGCAACAAGATGCTCCCGCGCGACCGCGTCACGGCCCTCATCGACCCAGGCTCGACGTTCCTCGAGCTCTcgcccctcgccggccacgagctctaccccgaggccgaggtgcccgccggcggcatcatcacgggcgtcggcgtcgtcgagggcgtcaccTGCGTCATCGTCGCAAACGACAGCACCGTCAAGGGCGGCACCTACTACCCCATCACCGTCAAGAAGCACCTccgcgcccaggccgtcgccgccgagaacaACCTGCCCTGCATCTACCTCGTCGActcgggcggcgccaaccTCCCCCACCAGGCCGACGTCTTCCCCGACCGCGAGCACTTTGGCCGCATCTTTTACAACCAGGCCCGCATGTCCGCCCGCGGCATCCCCCAGATCTCCGTCGTCATGGGCCCCtgcaccgccggcggcgcctacgTCCCCGCCATGAGCGACGAGagcatcatcgtcgacggccagggccacatcttcctcgccggcccgcccctcgtcaaggccgccaccggcgaggtcgtctcccccgaggacctcggcggcggccgcatgcACTCGTCCGTCTCGGGCGTCACCGActacctcgccgtcgacgacgcccatgccctcacgctcgcccgccgctgcgtcgCCAACCTCAACTGGCCCCGccccgaagccgccgccgcagccaccaccaccgccccggcCTCCTTTGCCGAGCCCCTCTACGATCCcgaggagctcctcggcatcgccaccaccaacctGCGCAAGCCCATGCCCATCCGCGAGATCATCgcccgcatcgtcgacgggtCCGAGTTTTCCGAGTTCAAGCGCGACTTTGGCACCACCCTCGTCACCGGCTTCGCCTCCATCTACGGCCAAAaggtcggcatcgtcgccaacgacggcatcctcttcgccgcctcctccgtcaaGGGCGCCCACTTCGTCGAGCTCTGCTGCCAGCGCGGCATCCCCCTCGTCTTCCTGCAAAACATCTCGGGCTTCATGGTCGGCTCCGCCTCGgagcgcgacggcatcgccaagCACGGCGCAAagctcgtcaccgccgtcgcctgcgccgACGTCCCCAAGttcaccgtcgtcgtcggcggctcctACGGCGCCGGCAATTACGGCATGTGCGGCCGCGCCTACTCCCCGCGCTTCCTCTGGATGTGGCCCaacgcccgcgtcggcgtcatgggcggcgagcagctcgccgccgtcatggagACGGTCGGCCAAAAGGTCGACccggagctcaaggcccgcATCGACCGCGAGAGCGACGCCACCTTTTCGTCCGCCCGCCTCTGG gacgacggcatcatccCTCCCCAGCACACCCGCCGCtacctcggcctcggcctccgcgccgccatgggcgggcgcaacgaggtcaaggccggaGACACCAAGTTTGGCGTCTTTAGGATGTGA